The sequence TCTTTGTGTGGATTTTCAGATTCTAAGAAAAGAATTTGAGCGCATATCAGACTTGCCATGTCGTCATAAACTTGACCGGTGATAAAGATAATGCGCTCTTTTAAGAGGCGGGAGTAAATGTCATAAGACCGCTCCCCCCGGTTAGTTTGTTCAACAACAATTGGAACCAAATTGCTAACCACCGAGGACCGATCGAATGCCATATTTACTCACCTTTAGATTTAGTCGTTTTCCCTTTCGAGGTTTTTTTAGCTTTTGTGTCGGTTTGTCCTTCATCATCTGCTTCAAATCCAGGGACAACGCCGCGGATGGCTTCGATAAGACCTTCAGGAGAGACCTTCTTTTCAGCTAATTTTACCTCTGTCAATATAAAGTCTACCACCTTATCTTCTAAAATGGGAGCAGCAATTTGCTCAACGGCTTGAGGATTTTTTTGGAAGAACGCAAAAACCTCTTTGACTTGGTTTGGATAGCGCATGGCTTCTTGGAAAATGGCTTGGCGAACTTCGGCATCTTCTACTTTAATTTTCTTTTCGCGAGCCACTTCAGAGATAACTAACCCTAGCCGAACGCGGCGCTCAGAAATATCGCGATATTCTTTTTTCAAATCATCTTCAGAGCGGTTGTCATCATCCTCGAGGGTGCCATTTTGACGAGCTTGTTCCAGTTCTTGCTGAAGGCGGGTCCAGATGGCATTAAATTCATTCTCAACCATGGTTTCTGGTAGGTCAAATGTATATTCAGTGTTGAGAGCATCCAAGAGATGGCGCTTTAAACGCATGCGGGAAAGGTTAACATATTCCCGTTCCATTGTTTCACGAACGCGTTTTTTGAAATCATCAACATTTTCGCAACCAAATTCTTTGGCAAGTTCGTCATTTAATTCAACTTTTGCAGGCTCTTCAATCTTTCCAACTTTAAGCTCAAGCTTTAGGTCTTTACCAGCAACAGCTTTATTGCTGAAATCTTCAGGGAATTTTTCGGAAACTTGAAGGGTATCGCCGCTTTTGACACCTTTAACAGCGTCTTCTAAGGCGCCGGATAAGAGTTTTTCTTCGCTACCCACGACAACATGCATGTGCTTGTCAAAGCCTTTGAATGCCTTACCATCAACAGTGGCCACTGCATCCAAATGAACCAAATCACCGTCTTTAGAAGCGCGTTCTTTGGCTAAAGGTTGAAATTTCTGATGGTTAGAAACGATTTCTTCAACTTTTTTAGCAATTTCTGCTTCAGGTAAGTCAACAATTAGCTTTTCTAAACTAATTTTATCAAAGCCTTTAAGATCGATTGTGGGCAGAACTTCAAATTCAATCTTAACTTCTAAGTCTTTATCTTCATCAAAAGATTCAACTGAGATTTTCGGCTGAGCAGCTTGGCGAATCCCGTTTTCTTTAGAGATTTGAGTAATGGCTGAGCGAACAACGGTCTCTAAAGCATCTTGAGTTGCGTCGGCGCCATAACGTTGCTTGAGGATTGTTGTTGGAATCATGCCTGGACGGAAGCCAGCCATTTTTACTTTCTTACCAAGAACAGTTAGACGGTCGTGAATCCGATTATTCATGTCTGCTGAAGGAACAATAACGCTATATTCTTGCTTCAATCCTTGGGCCGATGTGCGGGAGATCTTCATTATTTACTCTGCCTGAAATGTAATGATTAATTAAGTGGTGCGGGCGGAGGGACTTGAACCCCCACGGCTCTCGCCGCCAGAACCTAAATCTGGTGTGTCTGCCAATTTCACCACGCCCGCAAAGACGTATAACTACGATGATAACCATTTTTACCGTATTCTGGCAACATTTTCAACAGAAAATTGCATAAAAAATGTGAGCCTTGTATCTTTACGGATTTCATATCTTAACGAAGAAAGACCGGTAAAATTTTCAATGATAATCAATTAGATAAAATTTTACCTTAACTTCTGATGATTAGCTGTACACAGGGGGGAGGGTTAGATACCATAATATTAAACTTTCTTTTAAATGGGGTGATTGGATGGCAACAGAAATGAAGAATTTAGTGTCGAAACTGAATCACCCAAGTAAGCGTGCCTTGGAAGGGGCGGCGGCTTTATGCGTTACAAAGACTAATTATAATGTTGAAATAGAGCACTTTATCTATAAGTTGTTAGAGCAAGCCGAAACTGATGTGCGTCAGATTTTGCGGCAATATGATGTGGATATTGATTCAGTTAAGCGTTATTTGCTAGGAGCAATCGATAAATTTAAAACCGGCTGTACGGGCACACCTGTCTTGTCACCCAATGTTCTCATGGTGTTAGAACATGCATGGAGTATCGCTTCCCTTCGGATAAATCAATCTTCAATTCGCACGGCAGCTTTGATGTTGGCTCTGATTGATGTAGACCAAATTCGGGGTATAATTTTGGAATCCTGCCCCCTGATTCTTAGGATCCCGCGGCACACATTACGGCAAGATTTAGATTTATTGTTAAAAGCAAGCCCTGAAAATCGATACAGTTCAGTGATAAGTAATACAATCCAGGCTGACTCTGTTGGTTTAGAAATGTCAGTTAAGGCAGAGGGAGAAGCTTTACAGCGCTTTGCTACCAATTTGAATGAGTTGGTGGTCGCCGGAAAAATGGATCCAGTCTGTGGACGGGAGAAAGAGGTTTCTCAGTTGGTGGATATTTTGTCCCGCCGTCGTCAAAACAATCCTATCTTAGTAGGCGAAGCTGGGGTCGGTAAGACAGCAATTGTTGAAGGATTAGCACAGCGTATCGTGGGAGGAAGCGTTCCAGCCAGCCTGGAAAGTGCCCAAATTTATAGCTTAGATCTTGGATTGTTGCAAGCAGGAGCCGGCATGAAGGGCGAGTTTGAAGATCGTCTCAACCAAGTGATTAATGATGTCAAACAGTCACCTTTACCCATTATTTTATTTATTGATGAGGCGCATACGTTGATTGGTGCTGGCGGGACAGCAGGGACAGGCGATGCGGCTAATCTTTTAAAACCGGCCTTAGCGCGTGGAGAATTGCGCGTTATCGCGGCAACCACATGGTCGGAATATAAGCGACATATTGAAGGGGATGCAGCGTTGACACGGCGATTTGAGCAAGTCAAAGTCACTGAGCCGTCGCTTGAAACTTCTGGTATGATCTTGCGTTATCTTGTTCCCAGTCTTGAACGGCATCACAAGGTTGAGATCTTAAATGAAGCCATTGAGGCCGCTGTCCACCTTAGCCAGAGATTCTTACAGCATCGTCGACTTCCGGATAAAGCTATTAATCTGCTGGATACGACGAGCGCTAGAGTGGCCGTGGTACGTAAGGGTAAGCCTGCTGAGATGGAAACTCTAGAGAATCGTCACGCCTTAGTGACAGTGGAATTAGAGATGCTTCGCCGTGAAACAAAGGGGGGCACAATCAATCAGCAACGCTATGGTCAGCTTGAACAAGAGTTAAAGCATATCACAGCAGAAATCCAATCGCTGACTGAAAAGTGGCACCATGCGAGGCTTGTTTTAGATAAAGTGGATAGTCTGCAAAGTCAGCCGTCTTTGCCATCCTTAGGCGAGCAGCCAACCCATGAAAGTGAATTGCAAGCTTTGCATCAGCAACTCAACGAAGCTTTTGACTCATTAGGGGCATCTTATAAAGTTGATAGGCGTGCTGTGGCGCAGGTTTTGTCTTCATGGACGGGTGTACCTGTGTCAACGATGCTCAGTTATCACGATGGATTAAAGAAAGAAGATGTCTTTCAAAAATTGAAAGACCGGGTGATCGGCCAAGATTATGGATTGCAGCGAATTGCTCAGAATATCCTCGCCTATTCAGCGGGTATGGCCGATCCTCATAAACCGATGGGTGTTTTTTTGCTTGCGGGCCCGAGTGGGGTGGGTAAAACTGAAACGGCACAAGCCTTAGCGGATGTGCTTACCGGCTCTGTCGATAACTTGATCCGTATCAATCTATCTGAATTTCAAGAACCCCATACAGTGGCAACCTTAAAAGGTGCGCCTCCGGGTTACGTGGGATATGGCAAGGGGGGTGTTTTAACCGAAGCTGTTCGCCGCAATCCTTATAGTGTTATTTTGTTGGATGAGGTGGAAAAAGCGCATCCTGACGTTATGAACCTATTCTACCAAATCTTTGATAAAGGGCAAATGGAAGACGGGGAGGGAGTGGAAGTTAGTTTCCAAAATTGCCTGATTATCTTGACCTCTAATATTGGCGCGGAAGTTATTTCTGATTTCTGGGAACGAAATAGTGGTCAAGTAGATCAAGAATTTTTTTCAACGGTTGAACCAAAACTATGGTTGGCTCTTAATAAACGATTTGCTCATGCCTTTTTAGCGCGTACGACGGTTATTCCTTATGCGCCGCTGGGATTCGGTGAACTGGCTCGTATTACACGGCTCAAATTAAGCGAAATTGATGCGAGACTGAAACAGCAGCATCAGGCAGATCTTATTGTTGTAGATGCGGATATTCAGCGGATTATTGAAATTTCCCAAAGTCTGCAGCAAGGGGCCCGTGCGATTGATAAGGTTTTATCCTCACAAATTCTACCAAAATTGTCAGAACGGTTGCTAAAAGGTGATGGGATTAAAGAAATGCGCTTGGCTGATATTTAATTAACCTAAATTATTTGAGTAAAATGCGTAAGACATTCTCCATCAATTAAAAGAATTAAGACAAGTTATAAGAGAGGAATAAGAGGGGCTCAATTTTTCTACCTTATGCTAAAGGTGGGTGTCTCCCCTTTCTTAACATTTGAGACAGTCGTATTAAACTTAGGATTAATCCTATAGATTGCTGCTCTAACCTTTAAATAAACTTTCTAAAGGATGAGGTTAAGTTAAAAATTCTATGTATTTTTTTGTAGAAACTTGAATTTTTACAATTAATTCTTATATCTAGAATAATTGATATTTTTATTATAGTAGAAAGAATAGTCATGTTTAGACCATTTGAAGCACCTTTCAGTACCTTTTTCCGATTACTCATTCTAATATTTATAGTAAGTTCTTGGGGAAGTTATAGCCGGGGCAGCGAAGAGAAAACTACTTCTACCCCCAAACAATCTATCCCAATAGAAGATATAAGCGATGAGAGCGAATTAAGTGAAGAAGATATAGAAGGATCAGCCTCTTCCCAGCAGCCACACGGCAACATGGTATTTAAGCTTGGCTTTGAATTTCAGGAAGAAAATGGTTTATGTCCATGGGCCTTGACTGATACTAATATACAGAAAAAACGTCTATTTAGTATTGTTGATTTCAAACAACATAAACCTTTGCATGTTGTTATTGATGGTAATGATATTGAATTTGTTACGCGACCTTTTTCATATAAAGAGCAACAGGATCTTTCCATTTGTATGGACCTTTTTCTGGGGACTACCAATCTTCTTGAAGACCTTTTGAACAAGGATAACCAAATTACATTTGAAAAATGGGTGACCTGTATCAGAGAGCAGATTAAAAAGTTCTCTTTTTCTCTAAAAAACCATAAAGCATTTGCTCAGGTGAAAGATCAATATATTATTAAACCATCACTAGAATGGAAATCTAAGTTTACTCCTCAAGTGACAATCCAACATCCATTAGAGTACGCTATACCTTTGTATTTTGCACTTTTAGGTTTTGATTCACCTTATATGTTCATTTTATCAGCAAGCTTACCATTGCGTGATGAATTTCTAAAAGCCCAAAAGCAAGGGAACTTTGATAATTTTTCTAAATTTGTATACGCTTATTCCAGCGTAAAAATGAACGGCTTAGCTTTTCTGCACGCTTTAACACTTGTTAGGATGGCCCCTGTTAAAAGTTCTTCCCCGGATCTAATTAAGGAGAAGTTATTAAAATAAAAGAAAAAAAGAATAAATATGCCAACATTCCAGTAGTAACTGAGCCTAAAGAGGAAAGCGGAAATGAAGAGCAAGAACGGCTAGAGGTTCTAGCGGAAAAATTTCGTATTGAAAGTGATGCTCTGCAAACAACTCTCAAATATTTTGAAAGTTCCCATCAAGTAGACCCTAAAATGCAATTAATATTAATGTCGCGCCGTCCTTTTAGTTCTATGTTTGAGGATATTAATGTACAACAAGGTGAATATAGCGAATACTTTGAGACGATGATGGGATACAATATTAAATTTCAAAAAATTCCTCTCTCAATTTAATAGTACAAATTATGGTGAACAATTTTATGATAAACAAACAGGTAAGGTAAAATCTCTTATCCATTTTAGAAAATTGTTTGAAGAAGAATTTTATGAACAACATCAAGAAGTTCTCGATAAACTATTGAAACAAGGAGTTCTTACTACCACTATGCTTAGAAATTTTAAGGATGATGTTATGGTTGATGGTATGCCTATTAAGGCACTCCTTGAAAATTATTATCAAAGTATAGTAAATAGTATACAAAGTCCAAAAAATAGGATTATAATAGATGTAGATAATGCTAGATTTGAAAGTATTCCGAGTCATCATGATGCGTTATCTCCTCCATGGTTTCTAAATTCTGATAATTCTATGGGGGCCTATAATCAAGAGATGTCAACAGAAGAAAAGAAATTTGGTGAAGCTATTATAGAAGTTCGTGCCATACCATATATAGGCCCTTGGTTTCTTAGAAAATGCGGCTTAGATGAAGGCGTGACGGGTTCATTCCTTAGAATACCGGGTCCTACATCCAAAGAACATGCTCTTAAATTATTTAACTTTTTAAGTAATTTTGGAAGTAAAAAAGACAGAGAAGAAATATTTTATTTAGGAATGCTTTATTCTTTGAGAGAATATTAATTTAAGGGAGTAAATAAAATGCGCAAAATATTATTAAGTTTGTTAATTATGGCTTCTCATTTGCCCAGTAAAGCCTATGAGTGCACAAATAAAGTTTTAGAGTCTGAAGCTAACGCCTATGTGTCTAAAATATGGTCGAAAGTTTCTTTGCAAGAAGAGCAAATTAAAGAGAGTTTAACCTTTTTGCATAAATCTCCTTCTTCACAAAATAAGTATGAAGAATATCTTGATACTAAGAGGTTTAAAGACTTGTATGAAGATATCAAAGGAATGCAAAAACCTGAACTGGAAGACTTTGCAAAGAGCTGCCGCAAGATCTATAAAAAGGAAGAATCTATTAATAGAATTGCTGTATTTATGCTGCTTCAGAAAATTGCGGATAAATATAATCTTATTCTAGAAAAGAATAAAAGTCTAAAGCCTTCTAAGAAGCATGAAGATAAGGGTCATAAACTTTCAAGCAACAAACTGCTTGAGCTCTTTCTTAACGCTGATAAAAATATTAACGTCCATTAGGATAGGGTTATCATGGATATTAATAAGCTAGAATCGGGGAAAAAATAAAAATCTAGCTTGGCTGTGTGTTGAATTTAGAAGAGAGTATTAAAAGAGTTCCTTTACCGGCCATCCCTCTCTTTTCCAATTCCCCGCTGTTTTTTCTCTTTCCTATTCCTGGCTGAAGAGCTGAGATCTTGAGCTGCTTGGCGAGTACTCGTGTAATATCAAGGCCCTAGGTCAAGCCCGGCAGGAGGGGGATGATCTCAATCATCCCAAAACTTCCCTTTTTCCGGGCAAGCGCAAGCGCGACCCGGAATGAGGGAGAAGGGAGGTAATGGCCTATTTCTCTTAAACTTCAATTTCCATTGGAAAGGTGACTTCTTCCTGGAAATCTTTCATATTAAGCTCAGCATCGATGATGGCATAAAGTCGTGCTTTTTTAATGTCAAATTCTGTGATGGTAACAATAGCGTTCTTTAAACGCGGTTCAAAAAGCCGGATGGCATTTTCGCACAATCGAGCAATGCGAGGGTAATGTCCCTTGTTTGTGGCATCATATTGAGAAAAATCAGCTAAGCCATAGAGTTGGGGTAAACCAAAGTTTCGTTCATCAGCCGCCAATTGATCATACTCTGTTTTTTTGGCATTGGCCCGTGTATTTAAAATTCGGGACAGTTCGAATTGAATCGATTGCATCAACTCAAACCGATTATAAAATCGTTTAGCCGGGACTTCTTCTTGAACACTGCGATCAGTATCGATAAGTTTTTCAAATAATGAAAGAGGAGCCCCTTGCTCCCGCTTAGGCTCCGCTAATGATTCTTTAATGATATCTCTTGTTATCATTATGCCTCGGCTGTCCCTTTCGTATAGTCAAAGAAGCTGACGTTGTTTCCAACTTTTTGTCCATCTTGTCCATATTTTACAACTGTATTTTGACGCGTTTCGGGACGGAAAGAAAGAATCAATTTATCTAGTTGTTGCTGTGTTGATTCAATGCGGCAATTTGTATAGGTAATAAATTGTAGAGGGACCTTAAGATCAGTAATATTCGCTAAACGAATCAGTTTAATGGCGGCAATGTTAGATCCTGTATTCATTTTATTTTCAAGACTTGCAACGTAATCCCCCATCGGGATTGCAATCACAACACTCGAATGCTGGACAGCAGAGGTGGAGAACAATTGATTTGCTGTATTGCCTTTTGTTAAGCGAGCTTGTTCAGAGTACCACCCTAGTAATTCTGCGCATTGCGTCAGATCGGCATCAGTTCCATCCGGGCTGCCTTCAATGGTTGAACTTAACAGGTCATCAATCATAACCATCCATTCAGGGGTGGCGACGTGGGAGGTATGTTGTATTGTCGGGGCATGAATTGGTACATTCATTCCTGCACCAATCACCGGGCTTTGTCCATATTGAAGATTGCTGTGGGCGAATCCAAAACCTTCACTCATTCTTTTTCTCCTGACTATATCTATCTTATCTCTATAATGACGCTGTGCTGGTTAATTTTTAGTAAAAATTTATATTAATTTTTATTAAAAATCCCCAAGGCTAGGTGGGGATTTTAAAGGGGAGTGGGCGATAAACTTAGGTTGCTTTACCGGTAACATAATCAAAGAAGCTAACGTTTTGACCCAGTTTGCTGCCATCTTGAGCATATTGAATCACAGTATTCATCCGCGTTTCAGGGCGAATGGATAAAATAATCTCATCGAGTTTTTGTTGAATGGATTCCACCTTGCAATTTGTATAATCAACTTCTTGAATGGGAATTTTAAGATCCGTGATATTGGCCAATCGTACGATTTTAATGGCGGACAAATTTGACCCTGTGTTCATAATTGTCTCTAACATGGGAAGATATAGTCCATTAGGAATCACAATCAAAATATTTGAGTGTTGTACGGCCGATGTGGAGAACAATTGGGATGCGGTGCTGCCCTTGGTTAAGCGAGCCTGTTCCGCAAACCAACCATATAACTCTGTAAAGGTTTCGTAACCCTCGATGTTAGATGATAACAGTTTGTCAATTGAAATCATCCATTCAGGGGTGGTGACACTGTTGAGATGTTTAATGCGAGGGTCCACGACAGGAATACTAACATTCTGATCGCCGACTAAAGGAATGCTACCGTACTGTGTATAATTATGGGACATCTTGTCTTTCCTCCTAAAAGCTACGTGCTTTGTCTTTCGCTAACCTCCCGGGCAATTGCCCGGAGCTTAAGTTAAATCTTTATCAACCTGCTGGGGCAGGTAAGGTTGCAACCAAGCGAATCGACGCTGTTAATTCTTCCATTTGCAAGTGTGGACGAATATAAACGACAGAACGGTATGACCCTGGTTTGCCGGGGATATCATATACATCGACACGAGCTTCGCGTAATGGGT is a genomic window of Candidatus Paracaedibacter acanthamoebae containing:
- the tig gene encoding trigger factor; this translates as MKISRTSAQGLKQEYSVIVPSADMNNRIHDRLTVLGKKVKMAGFRPGMIPTTILKQRYGADATQDALETVVRSAITQISKENGIRQAAQPKISVESFDEDKDLEVKIEFEVLPTIDLKGFDKISLEKLIVDLPEAEIAKKVEEIVSNHQKFQPLAKERASKDGDLVHLDAVATVDGKAFKGFDKHMHVVVGSEEKLLSGALEDAVKGVKSGDTLQVSEKFPEDFSNKAVAGKDLKLELKVGKIEEPAKVELNDELAKEFGCENVDDFKKRVRETMEREYVNLSRMRLKRHLLDALNTEYTFDLPETMVENEFNAIWTRLQQELEQARQNGTLEDDDNRSEDDLKKEYRDISERRVRLGLVISEVAREKKIKVEDAEVRQAIFQEAMRYPNQVKEVFAFFQKNPQAVEQIAAPILEDKVVDFILTEVKLAEKKVSPEGLIEAIRGVVPGFEADDEGQTDTKAKKTSKGKTTKSKGE
- the tssH gene encoding type VI secretion system ATPase TssH; protein product: MATEMKNLVSKLNHPSKRALEGAAALCVTKTNYNVEIEHFIYKLLEQAETDVRQILRQYDVDIDSVKRYLLGAIDKFKTGCTGTPVLSPNVLMVLEHAWSIASLRINQSSIRTAALMLALIDVDQIRGIILESCPLILRIPRHTLRQDLDLLLKASPENRYSSVISNTIQADSVGLEMSVKAEGEALQRFATNLNELVVAGKMDPVCGREKEVSQLVDILSRRRQNNPILVGEAGVGKTAIVEGLAQRIVGGSVPASLESAQIYSLDLGLLQAGAGMKGEFEDRLNQVINDVKQSPLPIILFIDEAHTLIGAGGTAGTGDAANLLKPALARGELRVIAATTWSEYKRHIEGDAALTRRFEQVKVTEPSLETSGMILRYLVPSLERHHKVEILNEAIEAAVHLSQRFLQHRRLPDKAINLLDTTSARVAVVRKGKPAEMETLENRHALVTVELEMLRRETKGGTINQQRYGQLEQELKHITAEIQSLTEKWHHARLVLDKVDSLQSQPSLPSLGEQPTHESELQALHQQLNEAFDSLGASYKVDRRAVAQVLSSWTGVPVSTMLSYHDGLKKEDVFQKLKDRVIGQDYGLQRIAQNILAYSAGMADPHKPMGVFLLAGPSGVGKTETAQALADVLTGSVDNLIRINLSEFQEPHTVATLKGAPPGYVGYGKGGVLTEAVRRNPYSVILLDEVEKAHPDVMNLFYQIFDKGQMEDGEGVEVSFQNCLIILTSNIGAEVISDFWERNSGQVDQEFFSTVEPKLWLALNKRFAHAFLARTTVIPYAPLGFGELARITRLKLSEIDARLKQQHQADLIVVDADIQRIIEISQSLQQGARAIDKVLSSQILPKLSERLLKGDGIKEMRLADI
- the tssE gene encoding type VI secretion system baseplate subunit TssE, producing MITRDIIKESLAEPKREQGAPLSLFEKLIDTDRSVQEEVPAKRFYNRFELMQSIQFELSRILNTRANAKKTEYDQLAADERNFGLPQLYGLADFSQYDATNKGHYPRIARLCENAIRLFEPRLKNAIVTITEFDIKKARLYAIIDAELNMKDFQEEVTFPMEIEV